Proteins encoded within one genomic window of Burkholderiaceae bacterium:
- a CDS encoding LSU ribosomal protein L25p, with product MKFVAFERAKQGTGASRRLRIGGKTPGIVYGGTGQPQMIELDHNALWHALKKETFHSTVLDMELSSQTSKVLLRNVQMHPFKPSVLHVDFQRVDVNTRLHMKVPLHYSNAEESEAVKVDHCVVNHVISELEISCLPADLPEFIAVDLSGLKKGSTLHVSDVKLPQGVTVVARGKEDPVIVSVVMAAAAEAEEAPAAGEAGAAAPAAEAPAAAAPADKAAPPAKK from the coding sequence ATGAAATTCGTCGCTTTCGAGCGCGCCAAGCAGGGTACGGGTGCGAGCCGCCGTCTGCGCATCGGCGGCAAGACGCCGGGCATCGTCTACGGCGGCACCGGCCAGCCGCAGATGATCGAGCTCGACCACAACGCGCTGTGGCACGCGCTCAAAAAAGAAACCTTCCATTCCACCGTGCTCGACATGGAACTGAGCAGCCAGACCAGCAAGGTGTTGCTGCGCAACGTGCAGATGCACCCGTTCAAGCCGTCGGTGCTGCATGTCGACTTCCAGCGGGTCGACGTGAACACCCGGCTGCACATGAAGGTGCCGCTGCACTACAGCAACGCGGAAGAATCCGAGGCGGTGAAGGTCGATCACTGTGTGGTCAATCACGTGATCTCCGAACTCGAGATCTCGTGCCTGCCGGCCGACCTGCCCGAGTTCATCGCCGTCGACCTGAGCGGCCTGAAGAAAGGCTCGACGCTGCACGTGAGCGACGTCAAGCTGCCCCAGGGCGTGACCGTGGTCGCGCGCGGCAAGGAAGACCCGGTGATCGTGTCGGTGGTGATGGCCGCCGCCGCTGAAGCCGAGGAAGCACCCGCTGCCGGCGAGGCCGGCGCTGCAGCGCCCGCGGCCGAGGCGCCAGCTGCCGCG
- a CDS encoding Formamidopyrimidine-DNA glycosylase, producing MPELPEVEVTRLSFADRIIGATIARARLGKPLRWPLGCEPAALQGRVVQRVDRRGKYLLLELDRGLLLLHLGMSGSLRFADRMPPAGPHDHFDIVTSRGVLRLHDPRRFGAVVYAADRQAPAAHKLLGRLGVEPLAPEFDATELHRGLRQRQASIKQVLLAGDLVVGVGNIYACEALFLAGIRPTTRAASLSRPRVLRLHAAIRQVLARAVERGGSTLRDFANAHGEAGSFQQDAMVYGRAGQPCRVCSSPIRLLRQGQRSSYFCPTCQKY from the coding sequence ATGCCGGAACTCCCCGAAGTTGAAGTCACCCGCCTGAGCTTTGCCGATCGCATCATCGGTGCGACGATCGCGCGCGCGCGTCTGGGCAAGCCGCTGCGCTGGCCGCTGGGGTGCGAACCGGCCGCGTTGCAGGGACGGGTGGTGCAGCGGGTGGACCGCCGTGGCAAGTACCTGCTGCTGGAGCTCGACCGCGGCCTGCTGCTGCTGCATCTGGGCATGTCGGGGAGCCTGCGCTTCGCGGACCGGATGCCGCCGGCCGGGCCGCACGACCACTTCGACATCGTCACCAGCCGCGGCGTGCTGCGTCTGCACGATCCGCGCCGCTTCGGCGCCGTCGTCTATGCGGCCGACCGGCAGGCGCCGGCGGCGCACAAGCTGCTCGGGCGTCTCGGTGTCGAGCCGCTGGCGCCGGAGTTCGATGCCACCGAATTGCACCGCGGCCTGCGGCAGCGCCAGGCGAGCATCAAGCAGGTGCTGCTCGCCGGCGATCTGGTGGTCGGGGTGGGCAACATCTATGCGTGCGAGGCGCTGTTCCTCGCCGGGATCCGTCCCACCACGCGGGCCGCGTCGCTGAGCCGCCCGCGCGTGCTGCGGCTGCACGCGGCCATCAGGCAGGTGCTGGCGCGCGCGGTGGAGCGTGGCGGCAGCACGCTGCGCGACTTCGCGAACGCGCACGGCGAGGCTGGGAGCTTCCAGCAGGACGCGATGGTCTACGGCCGCGCCGGCCAGCCGTGTCGGGTCTGCAGCAGCCCGATCCGGTTGCTGCGCCAGGGCCAGCGCTCGAGCTATTTCTGCCCGACCTGCCAGAAGTACTGA
- a CDS encoding TPR domain-containing protein yields the protein MVRMNPLQRLARGLLVAVVAATGLATQAAESPTAAEKSAPPPVVNSALDADLFYQILLADLKVEEGNPGAAYSMMLEAARKTNDAGLYRSAVRIALQSRSGESALQAARAWRRADPQSREANETLLQILVALNRVSDSAGPLKTELALTPADKRIAVILALPRLYARASDRKQAQAVVEKALGAELNQPDAGPAAWTTIGRMRLAAGDDAGALDAARRGLALDPKAEGPGLLALELVAAKVPQAETIVQQVLAGDAAPAVRFAYARMLIDDQRDHEADLQLHTLTTTHPDYANGWLLLGALQAQNNQNSEADKSVRRFIDMAEAEKPGAGVKRGLQQAYLLLSQIAEKRKDYTQAIALLDRIQEPTDPVAVVAQRASILAKQGKLEAGLKLIQGISPSSAGEARARLLAQVQLLRDNQQYQRAYDLLASASGADPDLLYDQAMIAEKLGKPDDMERLLRRLISLQPDNAQAYNALGYSLADRDERLPEAKQLIQKALQLAPGDAYITDSLGWVEYRMGNNEEAARLLETAYKIRPDVEIAAHLGEVLWTLGQRDRAISVWKQGQKTDADNQTLRDTLQRLHVKL from the coding sequence ATGGTCCGGATGAACCCCCTCCAACGCCTTGCGCGCGGGCTGCTGGTCGCGGTCGTGGCGGCGACCGGCCTCGCGACGCAGGCCGCCGAAAGCCCCACCGCCGCGGAGAAATCCGCGCCGCCGCCGGTCGTCAATTCGGCGCTGGACGCGGATCTGTTCTACCAGATTCTGCTGGCGGATCTGAAGGTCGAGGAAGGCAATCCCGGCGCAGCGTATTCGATGATGCTCGAAGCCGCGCGCAAGACCAACGACGCAGGGCTGTACCGCAGCGCGGTGCGGATCGCGCTGCAATCGCGTTCGGGCGAATCGGCGCTGCAGGCGGCGCGCGCCTGGCGCCGCGCCGACCCGCAGTCGCGCGAAGCGAACGAGACGCTGCTGCAGATCCTGGTAGCGCTGAACCGCGTCAGCGATAGCGCCGGCCCGCTGAAGACCGAGCTCGCGCTGACGCCGGCCGACAAGCGGATCGCGGTGATCCTGGCGCTGCCGCGGCTGTACGCCCGGGCGTCGGACCGCAAGCAGGCGCAGGCCGTGGTCGAGAAGGCGCTTGGCGCCGAACTGAACCAGCCCGACGCCGGTCCTGCAGCCTGGACCACCATCGGCCGCATGCGGCTTGCGGCCGGCGACGACGCCGGCGCACTGGACGCGGCGCGGCGCGGCCTGGCGCTGGACCCGAAGGCGGAAGGCCCTGGGCTGCTCGCGCTGGAACTGGTCGCCGCCAAGGTGCCGCAGGCCGAGACCATCGTGCAGCAGGTGCTGGCCGGCGATGCCGCGCCCGCGGTGCGCTTCGCCTATGCGCGCATGCTGATCGACGACCAGCGTGACCACGAGGCCGACCTGCAGTTGCACACGCTGACCACGACCCATCCGGACTATGCGAACGGATGGCTGCTGCTGGGCGCGCTGCAGGCGCAGAACAACCAGAACAGCGAGGCCGACAAGTCGGTGCGGCGCTTCATCGACATGGCGGAGGCGGAGAAGCCGGGCGCCGGCGTGAAGCGCGGACTGCAGCAGGCGTATCTGCTGCTGTCGCAGATCGCCGAAAAGCGCAAGGACTACACGCAGGCCATCGCCTTGCTCGACCGCATCCAGGAGCCGACCGATCCGGTCGCGGTGGTCGCGCAACGTGCGTCCATCCTCGCGAAGCAGGGCAAGCTCGAGGCCGGCCTGAAGCTGATCCAGGGCATCTCGCCCAGCTCCGCCGGCGAGGCGCGGGCGCGCCTGCTCGCGCAGGTGCAACTGCTGCGCGACAACCAGCAGTACCAGCGCGCCTACGACCTGCTGGCGAGCGCATCCGGCGCCGACCCGGACCTGCTGTACGACCAGGCGATGATCGCGGAAAAGCTCGGCAAGCCGGACGACATGGAGCGGCTGCTGCGCCGGCTGATTTCGCTGCAGCCGGACAACGCGCAGGCCTACAACGCGCTCGGCTATTCACTCGCCGATCGCGACGAGCGCCTGCCCGAGGCCAAGCAGCTGATCCAGAAGGCCTTGCAGCTTGCTCCGGGTGATGCCTATATCACCGACAGCCTGGGCTGGGTCGAGTACCGGATGGGCAACAACGAAGAGGCGGCGCGGTTGCTGGAGACCGCGTACAAGATCCGGCCCGACGTCGAGATCGCCGCGCACCTGGGCGAGGTGCTGTGGACCCTGGGCCAGCGCGACCGCGCGATCTCGGTCTGGAAGCAGGGCCAGAAGACCGATGCCGACAACCAAACGCTGCGCGACACCTTGCAGCGCCTGCACGTCAAGCTGTGA
- a CDS encoding 4-diphosphocytidyl-2-C-methyl-D-erythritol kinase codes for MKALYDVPAPAKLNLFLHVTGRRADGYHLLQSAFMLIDWCDTLHFELRGDGGIAREDLAAPLPADDLTLRAARALKAAAGTPLGAQIGVDKRIPAQAGLGGGSSDAATCLLALNRLWTLRLPLPALERIALQLGADVPFFLRGRNAWVEGIGERIAPLDGALALPPARFVVARPQRGLETGRVFAAPELERATPTAIISRFAADPFGFGHNDLQPVAERLCPDIAQALDWLSSRGLAGRMTGSGSAVFARMPDAAEGAARRTLTDWPADWQVRECCNLEAHPLLGWAASDDGSVGG; via the coding sequence ATGAAGGCGCTGTACGACGTTCCGGCGCCGGCCAAGCTCAACCTGTTCCTTCATGTGACAGGGCGCCGCGCCGACGGCTACCATCTGCTGCAGTCGGCGTTCATGCTGATCGACTGGTGCGACACGCTGCACTTCGAACTGCGCGGCGACGGCGGCATCGCGCGCGAAGACCTAGCCGCGCCGCTGCCGGCCGACGACCTGACGCTGCGCGCCGCACGCGCGCTCAAGGCCGCGGCCGGCACGCCACTGGGCGCGCAGATCGGCGTCGACAAGCGCATTCCGGCGCAGGCCGGCTTAGGGGGCGGCTCGTCCGACGCGGCGACCTGCCTGCTGGCGCTGAACCGCCTTTGGACCCTGCGGCTGCCGTTGCCCGCGCTGGAGCGGATCGCACTGCAACTCGGCGCCGACGTGCCGTTCTTTCTGCGCGGGCGAAACGCCTGGGTCGAGGGCATCGGCGAGCGGATCGCGCCACTCGATGGGGCCTTGGCGCTGCCGCCGGCCCGCTTCGTCGTCGCCCGGCCACAACGCGGACTCGAAACCGGCCGCGTGTTCGCGGCACCCGAGCTCGAGCGCGCGACACCGACTGCTATAATTTCGCGCTTTGCAGCAGACCCGTTCGGCTTTGGCCACAACGACCTGCAACCAGTGGCCGAAAGGCTCTGTCCGGACATCGCGCAAGCGCTCGACTGGCTTTCCTCACGGGGCCTGGCCGGTCGAATGACCGGATCGGGCAGCGCGGTGTTTGCACGGATGCCGGATGCGGCGGAAGGTGCCGCGCGGCGGACGTTGACGGACTGGCCGGCCGACTGGCAAGTGCGAGAATGCTGCAATCTGGAGGCGCATCCGCTGCTCGGGTGGGCCGCCAGCGACGATGGTTCGGTGGGTGGCTGA
- a CDS encoding Ribose-phosphate pyrophosphokinase, whose protein sequence is MQAHHPDFLVFTGNANPNLAAEVAHHLGIAVGAASVGRFSDGEVNVEIKQNVRARDVFVVQSTCAPTNDNLMELLIMVDALKRASAERVSAVIPYFGYARQDRRPRSARVPISAKVVANMLQAVGVARVLTMDLHADQIQGFFDIPVDNIYASPVLLRDLRQKDYDNLIVVSPDVGGVVRARALAKQLGCDMAIIDKRRPKPNVSEVMHVIGEIEGRNCVVMDDMIDTAGTLVKAAEVLKERGAGRVYAYCTHPIFSGPALERITNGTALDEVVVTDTIPLSAAARGCAKIRQLSVAPLFAETIQRIATGDSVMRLFSEQENLF, encoded by the coding sequence ATGCAGGCTCATCATCCTGACTTCCTGGTCTTCACGGGCAACGCCAATCCGAACCTGGCGGCCGAGGTCGCGCACCATCTGGGCATCGCCGTCGGCGCAGCGAGCGTCGGGCGCTTCTCGGACGGCGAGGTCAACGTCGAGATCAAGCAGAACGTGCGCGCGCGCGATGTGTTCGTGGTGCAGTCGACCTGCGCGCCGACGAACGACAACCTGATGGAGTTGCTGATCATGGTCGATGCGCTCAAGCGCGCGTCGGCCGAGCGCGTCAGCGCGGTGATTCCATATTTCGGCTACGCACGGCAGGACCGGCGCCCGCGCTCGGCGCGGGTGCCGATCAGCGCGAAGGTCGTCGCCAACATGCTGCAGGCGGTCGGCGTGGCCCGAGTGCTGACGATGGACCTGCATGCCGATCAGATCCAGGGTTTCTTCGACATTCCGGTCGACAACATCTACGCGTCGCCGGTGCTGCTGCGCGACCTGCGCCAGAAGGACTACGACAACCTGATCGTCGTCTCGCCTGACGTCGGCGGCGTGGTGCGCGCGCGCGCGCTGGCCAAACAGCTCGGCTGCGACATGGCGATCATCGACAAGCGCCGGCCCAAGCCCAACGTGAGCGAGGTCATGCACGTGATCGGCGAGATCGAGGGCCGCAACTGCGTGGTGATGGACGACATGATCGACACCGCCGGCACGCTGGTGAAGGCGGCCGAGGTGCTGAAGGAACGCGGCGCGGGCCGGGTCTATGCGTACTGCACGCACCCGATTTTCTCGGGCCCCGCGCTCGAGCGGATCACCAACGGCACCGCGCTCGACGAGGTCGTCGTCACCGACACGATCCCGCTGAGCGCCGCGGCCAGGGGCTGCGCGAAGATCCGCCAGCTGTCGGTTGCGCCGCTGTTCGCCGAGACGATCCAGCGGATCGCCACCGGCGACTCGGTCATGCGGTTGTTCTCGGAGCAGGAAAACCTTTTCTGA
- a CDS encoding A/G-specific adenine glycosylase — protein sequence MASGAAAGIAAAVLRWQRRHGRRGLPWQDTRDPYRVWLSEIMLQQTQVATVLDYFPRFLQRFPDVHSLARAELDEVLALWSGLGYYSRARNMHRCAVEIVTRHGGPFPETAAALVGLPGIGRSTAAAIAAFCFGERVAILDGNVRRVLTRVLGFSGDLAQAANGRALWDLATSLLPRRALADTMPRYTQGLMDIGAGICTPRAPRCTDCPLRKTCVAFREGEPERYPCSTRKLRRGAESLWLLQASGLDGAVWLEKRPARGIWAGLYCLPAFDSREALLGQLQGTLPAGSRPRLHEPAPSVHPLTHKDLLLHPVRVRLEAALPGRAGAWFAADAWPALGLPAPIRKLLASG from the coding sequence GTGGCGAGCGGCGCGGCGGCCGGCATTGCCGCTGCCGTGCTGCGCTGGCAGCGCCGCCACGGCCGCCGGGGCCTCCCCTGGCAGGACACGCGCGACCCGTATCGGGTCTGGCTGTCGGAAATCATGCTGCAGCAGACGCAGGTTGCGACCGTGCTCGACTACTTCCCGCGGTTCCTGCAGCGGTTCCCCGACGTGCATTCGCTGGCACGCGCCGAGCTGGACGAGGTGCTCGCGCTGTGGAGCGGCCTGGGCTACTACAGCCGAGCGCGCAATATGCACCGCTGCGCGGTCGAGATCGTGACGCGGCACGGCGGGCCGTTCCCCGAAACCGCGGCGGCTCTCGTCGGCCTGCCCGGCATCGGGCGATCGACCGCCGCGGCGATCGCCGCGTTCTGCTTTGGCGAGCGCGTGGCGATCCTGGACGGCAACGTGCGGCGCGTGCTGACCCGGGTGCTCGGCTTTTCCGGCGACCTGGCGCAGGCCGCGAACGGGCGCGCGCTGTGGGATCTGGCCACGTCGCTGCTGCCGCGCCGTGCGCTCGCGGACACGATGCCGCGCTATACGCAGGGCCTGATGGACATCGGCGCCGGCATCTGTACGCCGCGCGCGCCGCGCTGCACCGACTGCCCGCTGCGCAAGACCTGCGTCGCCTTCCGCGAAGGCGAACCCGAACGCTACCCGTGCAGCACTCGCAAATTGCGGCGCGGGGCCGAGTCGCTGTGGCTGCTGCAGGCGAGCGGTCTGGACGGCGCGGTCTGGTTGGAGAAGCGCCCGGCGCGCGGCATATGGGCTGGCCTCTATTGCCTTCCGGCGTTCGACAGCCGCGAAGCCTTGCTCGGACAACTGCAAGGGACTCTGCCTGCGGGCTCGCGCCCCCGGCTTCACGAGCCGGCGCCTAGCGTGCACCCGCTGACGCACAAGGATCTTTTGCTGCATCCGGTGCGGGTACGCCTTGAGGCCGCGCTGCCCGGACGCGCGGGCGCCTGGTTCGCCGCCGACGCCTGGCCCGCGCTTGGTTTGCCGGCGCCGATCCGCAAGCTCCTGGCGTCCGGCTGA